The following proteins are encoded in a genomic region of Clostridium kluyveri:
- a CDS encoding RsiV family protein — protein sequence MIYFRYPHKYKYPFEAEEPYYRNDTYKEDLKKSIKLQEQKLAPANFSIQYPFIDPLNCKGSGVDKVNNEIINQVSELFKKQVLQIGVVDFNEVLGNYEVMLNKNGILSILFSMYIYVNRAAHGSTLYSSMTANVKTGQIYSFSDLFNSKVYYKGFLDPLAKQYIKENNITLINEYNGITENQQFYLTPNSLVLYYQIYEYTPYYYGLFKIEIPYEKIVSILSPVGPINKLI from the coding sequence ATGATTTACTTTAGGTATCCTCATAAATATAAATATCCTTTTGAAGCTGAAGAGCCTTATTATCGTAATGACACTTACAAAGAAGATCTTAAAAAATCCATAAAACTGCAGGAACAAAAGCTTGCCCCTGCTAATTTTAGTATACAGTATCCATTTATAGATCCTTTAAATTGTAAAGGAAGTGGTGTGGATAAAGTCAATAATGAAATTATAAATCAGGTAAGTGAACTTTTTAAAAAACAGGTACTTCAAATTGGAGTTGTAGACTTTAATGAGGTGCTTGGAAATTATGAAGTGATGTTAAATAAAAATGGGATTTTAAGCATATTGTTCAGCATGTATATTTATGTAAATAGGGCAGCCCACGGTTCTACTCTGTATTCTTCTATGACAGCCAATGTAAAAACTGGTCAAATTTATAGTTTCAGTGATCTTTTTAATAGCAAAGTATATTATAAGGGATTTTTAGATCCACTAGCAAAGCAGTATATCAAAGAAAATAATATTACTTTAATTAATGAATACAATGGAATTACTGAAAATCAGCAATTTTATTTAACTCCTAATAGTTTAGTGCTTTATTATCAAATTTATGAATATACACCTTATTACTATGGATTGTTTAAAATAGAAATTCCATATGAGAAAATAGTAAGTATATTAAGTCCTGTTGGTCCCATAAATAAATTGATATAG
- a CDS encoding MFS transporter — protein MNKTENQTYEKRWIILFTVISATFMATLDGSIVNVALPNMSDKLNVNMAQISWVVTSFLITISATILIFGRLGDIKGKTRVFKFGLVVFTLGSFLCGLTDSLPLLVAARVVQAIGAAATMATNQGIITQVFPKHERGRALGLIGTFVALGSMAGPPIGGLIVSAVSWEYIFLINVPIGIIVFIMVMKVLPKSHNVVEEKVDRKGSLLFTVFIVLLFGALLQGQSIGYNNPFVISAFIISFVSFVIFIIVENKIQVPLLELGIFKKSLFSISIICAFISFICIGASNIILPFYFQDVLKFSPAATGLFMMVSPVVLSIVAPISGYMSDKIGSEILTLIGLLLTSIGLFLISSLSEKSSLIILVVYIVVMTIGNGMFQSPNNSLVMSTVSKNKLGIAGSVNALIRNLGLVLGTAVATLLLYNRMSYRIGYRVVDYVKGRDDIFIYGMRWVYISAGILCLVGVAITALRFYRNKGDEIRLKMKKSKTSEDNAI, from the coding sequence TTGAATAAGACTGAAAATCAAACCTATGAAAAAAGATGGATAATTTTATTTACTGTTATTTCAGCTACTTTTATGGCCACATTGGATGGAAGCATTGTAAATGTGGCCCTACCTAATATGTCAGATAAACTAAATGTTAATATGGCACAAATTTCATGGGTGGTTACTAGTTTTCTTATAACCATTTCAGCTACCATTTTAATATTTGGAAGACTGGGGGATATAAAAGGAAAAACGAGAGTATTTAAGTTCGGATTGGTAGTTTTCACATTAGGTTCTTTTTTATGTGGGCTTACAGATTCATTACCTTTACTTGTAGCCGCAAGAGTTGTACAGGCAATAGGAGCTGCTGCTACAATGGCCACCAATCAAGGAATTATAACTCAGGTTTTTCCAAAACATGAGAGGGGTAGAGCACTTGGACTGATAGGAACTTTTGTTGCACTGGGTTCTATGGCAGGTCCACCTATTGGAGGGCTAATTGTCTCTGCTGTGAGCTGGGAATATATATTTTTAATTAATGTGCCTATTGGAATAATTGTATTTATAATGGTAATGAAAGTACTACCAAAATCTCATAATGTAGTTGAGGAAAAAGTAGATAGAAAAGGCTCTCTTCTATTTACTGTATTTATAGTACTTTTATTTGGAGCACTGCTTCAAGGCCAGAGTATAGGATACAATAATCCTTTTGTAATAAGTGCCTTTATTATTTCATTTGTATCCTTTGTAATATTTATTATTGTGGAAAATAAAATACAAGTTCCCCTGCTTGAACTTGGAATTTTTAAGAAAAGCTTATTTTCTATAAGTATAATATGTGCCTTTATTTCTTTTATTTGTATTGGTGCTTCAAATATAATATTACCCTTTTATTTTCAGGATGTATTAAAATTTTCACCTGCTGCAACAGGGCTATTTATGATGGTATCTCCTGTGGTATTATCTATAGTGGCTCCTATTAGCGGATATATGTCAGATAAGATTGGCTCGGAAATACTTACATTAATTGGTCTTTTGCTTACAAGCATAGGTCTGTTTTTAATATCCAGTTTAAGTGAAAAATCTTCTCTAATTATTTTAGTAGTATATATAGTAGTTATGACTATAGGAAATGGAATGTTTCAATCCCCTAATAATTCACTGGTTATGTCAACTGTATCTAAAAATAAACTTGGTATAGCCGGAAGTGTAAATGCACTTATTAGAAATCTGGGGTTGGTTTTAGGTACAGCTGTTGCCACTTTACTTCTGTATAATAGAATGAGTTACAGGATTGGATATAGGGTAGTGGATTATGTTAAGGGCAGGGATGATATATTTATCTATGGAATGAGATGGGTATATATATCTGCTGGAATTTTATGTTTAGTGGGAGTTGCAATTACAGCTTTAAGGTTTTATCGCAATAAAGGAGATGAAATCAGACTTAAAATGAAAAAATCAAAAACATCGGAAGATAATGCAATTTGA
- a CDS encoding MarR family winged helix-turn-helix transcriptional regulator, with protein MNDKAQTLIKLTNNIYRCTQVYIDKKLKKYNLTTGTYPYLLVLNKKEGISQSDISRELNVDKSMSARTIKRLISLGYIKKEENKEDIRAYKLYITDKARNIIPEIIETIHNWIDILIEGNDKKKIKISIEFLEQILENGKKYREKNCERMKKN; from the coding sequence TTGAATGATAAAGCACAAACTTTAATTAAGTTAACTAACAATATATATAGATGTACCCAGGTTTATATTGATAAAAAACTTAAAAAATATAATCTTACTACAGGTACATACCCATATTTACTTGTATTGAATAAAAAAGAAGGTATAAGCCAAAGTGACATAAGCAGAGAACTTAATGTAGATAAATCCATGTCTGCAAGAACTATTAAAAGATTAATATCACTGGGTTATATAAAAAAAGAGGAAAATAAGGAAGATATAAGGGCATATAAGCTCTATATAACGGACAAGGCCAGAAATATAATTCCCGAAATCATAGAAACCATTCACAATTGGATTGATATTTTAATAGAGGGAAATGATAAGAAGAAGATTAAAATATCTATAGAATTTTTAGAACAAATTTTAGAAAATGGCAAAAAATATAGGGAGAAAAACTGCGAAAGGATGAAAAAGAATTGA
- a CDS encoding UvrB/UvrC motif-containing protein, which produces MNLKEKIKKLPSSPGVYLMKDSLNSVIYVGKSKNLKSRVASYFQNSKSHTPKVLKLVKNLRDFDYILTDTEFEAFILECKLIKQIKPIYNKQMKNTQSYCYIKINQKYPDIKISNEYVKNDGNLYFGPYSSRNTVERGIQGIKECCKIFCSSNFQKASCCLNYSLGLCLGMCLGSTEKKQYSAIFDKIINLLNGTDKSIIKEMEYNMNKASEKFNFESAAKYRDYISAVNYLLNKAKISKFTKKNKNIALLEYLECNSVKFFLIKGNEIIFSKKYHLKCLGFEKLSSSLKSNILFYFDNKTPKKSIELHKEKMDESQIIYSYLKSKSVNRTYVVISSKWLNNPNDTSIDKAINKLLFPISH; this is translated from the coding sequence ATGAATTTAAAAGAAAAAATTAAAAAACTTCCTTCTTCTCCTGGCGTATATCTCATGAAGGATTCCCTTAATAGTGTCATATATGTAGGAAAATCAAAGAATCTAAAAAGCAGAGTTGCATCATATTTTCAAAATTCAAAATCACATACTCCAAAAGTTCTAAAGTTAGTCAAAAACCTAAGAGATTTTGACTATATACTTACGGATACAGAATTCGAAGCATTTATTCTGGAATGTAAATTGATAAAACAAATAAAGCCTATATATAACAAACAAATGAAGAATACCCAATCTTATTGCTATATAAAGATTAACCAGAAATATCCTGATATTAAAATCTCCAATGAATATGTAAAAAATGATGGAAATCTTTATTTTGGACCATACTCAAGTAGAAACACAGTAGAACGAGGTATTCAGGGTATAAAGGAATGCTGTAAAATATTTTGCAGCAGCAATTTCCAAAAAGCTTCATGCTGTTTAAATTATTCTTTAGGCTTATGTTTAGGTATGTGCTTAGGCAGTACTGAAAAAAAACAGTACTCCGCTATTTTTGATAAAATAATAAATCTGCTCAACGGCACTGATAAAAGTATCATTAAAGAAATGGAATACAACATGAATAAAGCATCAGAAAAATTTAATTTTGAAAGTGCCGCTAAATATAGGGATTATATAAGTGCAGTAAATTATCTGCTAAATAAAGCCAAAATCTCTAAATTCACAAAAAAGAATAAGAATATAGCTTTGCTTGAATATTTAGAATGTAATAGTGTGAAATTTTTTCTCATTAAAGGAAATGAAATTATCTTTAGTAAAAAATATCATCTAAAATGCCTTGGTTTTGAAAAATTAAGTTCTTCCTTAAAAAGTAATATTTTATTTTACTTTGATAATAAAACTCCAAAAAAGTCCATAGAACTCCATAAGGAAAAAATGGACGAATCTCAGATAATCTATTCTTATTTAAAAAGTAAATCAGTCAACCGTACATATGTTGTGATTTCTTCCAAATGGCTTAATAATCCAAATGATACAAGTATAGATAAGGCCATTAATAAATTATTATTTCCTATATCCCATTAG
- the eutC gene encoding ethanolamine ammonia-lyase subunit EutC: MVDSNYEIYKRMKKSTNARICVGRAGTRYKTETLLKLRADHAVAMDAVWSHVDESIIDKLNFLKVQTMVKDKEQYIQRPDLGRKFSKETMEYIKDNCIKNPDVQIIAGDGLSSPAITVNLEDIYGIIIDGLKAKGYKIGTPIFVKYARVATMDKISEALNAKVTIILIGERPGLATGESMSSYMAYESSTKKPESQRTVISNIHRSGTPPVEAGAQIVYLVDLMMQEKKSGIELRISSDMKLT, encoded by the coding sequence ATTGTGGATAGCAATTATGAAATATATAAGCGTATGAAAAAATCAACAAATGCAAGAATTTGTGTGGGCAGGGCAGGAACTAGGTATAAAACTGAAACTCTTCTAAAATTGAGAGCAGATCATGCAGTGGCAATGGATGCAGTTTGGTCACATGTAGATGAAAGTATTATAGATAAGCTTAATTTTTTAAAGGTTCAAACCATGGTAAAAGATAAGGAACAGTATATACAAAGACCTGACCTTGGAAGAAAATTTTCCAAAGAAACTATGGAGTATATAAAGGATAACTGTATAAAAAATCCGGATGTTCAAATAATAGCTGGAGATGGATTAAGTTCTCCGGCTATTACAGTTAATTTAGAAGATATATACGGTATAATAATTGACGGACTTAAAGCAAAAGGATATAAAATAGGAACTCCTATATTTGTAAAGTATGCCAGGGTAGCTACCATGGATAAAATAAGCGAGGCATTAAATGCGAAAGTTACCATTATTCTTATAGGTGAAAGACCGGGACTTGCAACAGGTGAAAGTATGAGCAGCTATATGGCTTATGAATCAAGTACTAAAAAGCCTGAATCTCAAAGAACTGTAATTTCAAATATACATAGAAGTGGTACTCCTCCAGTAGAAGCAGGGGCACAAATTGTATATTTGGTAGATTTGATGATGCAGGAAAAGAAAAGTGGTATTGAACTTAGGATATCAAGTGACATGAAATTAACTTAA
- a CDS encoding ethanolamine ammonia-lyase subunit EutB, producing MNLKTILFNKVYKFKDIKDLLAKANEKKSGDALAGIAACSTAERIAAKIVLADITLEDLRNNPVVPYEKDEVTRIIQDSIDKFAYNKIKHMTVGELREFILSAKERDIKLIRDGLTAEIISAVTKLMSNMDLIYAAQKICNTACCNTKIGERGTLSSRLQPNHPTDDIEGIMASVMEGLSYGIGDAVIGLNPVNDSIDSVYRILCKFKEFTSEWHIPTQNCVLSHVTTQMEVLKRGAPMDLMFQSIAGSEISNRNFGINTALMDEAYFLMRENKYSKGANFMYFETGQGSELSSDGNNGADQLTMEARCYGFAKRYNPFLVNTVVGFIGPEYLYDGSQVIRAGLEDHFMGKLTGLPMGVDVCYTNHMKAEQNDMDNLAMLLTNANCAYFMGIPCADDVMLMYQSTSYHDIATLREITGKTPIKEFERRLEQLGILQNGKLTDIAGDASLFLKKSMV from the coding sequence ATGAATTTAAAGACTATTTTATTTAATAAAGTATACAAATTTAAGGATATAAAAGATTTACTGGCTAAGGCCAATGAAAAAAAATCTGGAGATGCCCTTGCAGGAATTGCAGCCTGCAGTACTGCAGAGAGAATTGCGGCAAAAATTGTATTGGCAGATATAACTTTAGAGGATCTTAGAAATAATCCCGTTGTTCCCTATGAAAAAGATGAAGTAACAAGAATTATACAAGATTCCATAGATAAGTTTGCCTATAATAAAATAAAGCATATGACAGTGGGAGAACTTAGAGAGTTTATATTAAGTGCCAAAGAAAGGGATATAAAATTAATAAGAGATGGATTGACTGCTGAAATAATTTCAGCAGTGACAAAACTTATGAGTAATATGGATCTTATATATGCTGCACAGAAAATTTGTAATACCGCATGCTGTAATACTAAAATTGGGGAAAGAGGAACTCTTTCCTCAAGACTTCAGCCAAACCATCCAACGGATGATATAGAGGGAATAATGGCATCGGTTATGGAAGGACTAAGTTATGGTATAGGTGATGCCGTAATTGGATTGAATCCTGTAAATGACAGCATAGATAGTGTATACAGAATTTTGTGTAAATTTAAGGAGTTTACTTCTGAATGGCATATTCCAACCCAAAATTGTGTACTTTCCCATGTAACTACCCAGATGGAGGTTTTAAAGAGGGGAGCACCTATGGACTTGATGTTTCAAAGCATAGCGGGCTCAGAAATATCCAACAGGAATTTTGGCATAAATACTGCCCTTATGGATGAGGCCTACTTCCTTATGAGAGAAAATAAGTATTCAAAGGGAGCAAATTTTATGTATTTTGAAACGGGACAGGGTTCAGAACTTTCCTCGGATGGAAACAATGGTGCGGATCAACTTACCATGGAAGCCAGGTGCTATGGTTTTGCAAAAAGGTATAATCCATTTTTAGTAAATACAGTGGTAGGATTTATAGGTCCTGAATATTTGTATGATGGAAGCCAGGTTATAAGAGCTGGACTTGAAGATCACTTTATGGGTAAACTTACTGGCTTGCCTATGGGAGTTGATGTATGCTACACAAACCATATGAAGGCAGAACAAAATGATATGGATAATCTAGCAATGCTTTTAACAAATGCTAATTGTGCTTATTTTATGGGAATTCCCTGTGCTGATGATGTAATGCTTATGTACCAATCCACAAGCTATCATGATATTGCAACTCTTAGAGAAATTACAGGTAAAACTCCCATTAAAGAATTTGAAAGAAGACTGGAACAGCTGGGTATTTTACAAAATGGAAAGCTTACAGATATAGCTGGAGATGCTTCACTGTTTTTAAAAAAATCAATGGTCTAG
- the eat gene encoding ethanolamine permease, producing MQSELKKTLSPFQLWAIIVGMVISGMYFGWNNALAFAGPVGFIIAIVIVTVFYTAFMFSYAELSTAIPDAGGSAEYATRAMGRFGGFLAGFSSVVEFLFATPAIAISIGAYVHFIIPAVPITAAALVFYGIFVIINCGGVKTAAIIETIITIVAIVGLVIFTGASFTHIDITRIVGQGAFRGGVGGVFNAIPFAIWFYLAAEGGAMSAEECKNPKKDVPKGFILAILTLVVLALVTFVCTAGVMDAKALGSTDSPLPDALDVIYGKGNAFSKLMSFIGLFGLIASLHGIIIGYSRQIFAMSRSRYLPKFLSKVNSKASPVAATIIPSLIGMLFVLLNSTSVIIVISSFGAIALHAVSMAALLILRKKEPDLERPYKVSITLPIISLVLDVILLVTVGYSNISTVSFVIGAYILAIIYYFVYSRFTEVSSEKEASQKITEQDRAI from the coding sequence ATGCAAAGTGAATTAAAGAAGACATTATCACCATTTCAGCTTTGGGCTATTATAGTTGGTATGGTTATATCAGGTATGTATTTTGGATGGAATAATGCATTGGCATTTGCAGGACCGGTGGGATTTATAATAGCAATAGTAATTGTAACTGTTTTTTATACTGCTTTTATGTTCAGTTATGCAGAACTTTCCACTGCCATACCTGATGCAGGAGGATCTGCAGAATATGCAACTAGGGCTATGGGAAGATTCGGAGGTTTTTTGGCAGGCTTTTCTTCTGTAGTTGAGTTTTTATTTGCTACGCCAGCTATAGCCATATCTATTGGTGCCTATGTTCATTTTATAATACCGGCCGTACCAATAACTGCGGCTGCTCTTGTATTCTATGGAATTTTTGTAATTATAAATTGTGGGGGAGTTAAAACTGCAGCTATAATTGAAACTATAATTACTATTGTTGCCATTGTAGGACTTGTAATATTTACAGGTGCCAGTTTTACTCATATTGATATTACAAGGATAGTGGGACAGGGTGCTTTCCGTGGAGGGGTTGGAGGCGTATTTAATGCTATACCATTTGCCATATGGTTCTATTTAGCTGCAGAAGGCGGGGCAATGTCTGCAGAAGAATGTAAAAATCCAAAGAAAGATGTACCTAAGGGCTTTATACTTGCCATACTTACTCTTGTAGTGCTGGCACTTGTTACTTTTGTATGTACTGCAGGAGTAATGGATGCTAAGGCACTTGGCTCAACTGATTCACCTCTTCCTGATGCACTTGATGTAATATATGGAAAAGGGAATGCATTTTCTAAATTGATGAGTTTTATAGGACTTTTTGGGCTTATAGCTAGTCTTCATGGAATAATAATTGGATATTCAAGGCAGATATTTGCAATGTCAAGATCCAGATATCTACCTAAATTTTTATCAAAAGTGAATTCGAAAGCCTCACCTGTAGCGGCAACAATTATACCAAGTCTTATAGGAATGCTATTTGTACTTTTAAATAGTACTTCAGTAATTATAGTAATTTCAAGTTTTGGAGCTATTGCGCTTCATGCAGTGAGTATGGCGGCACTGTTAATTTTAAGAAAAAAAGAACCTGATTTAGAAAGACCATATAAAGTTTCAATTACACTTCCTATAATATCCCTTGTACTTGATGTAATTTTACTTGTGACTGTTGGGTATTCGAATATATCAACTGTATCTTTTGTAATAGGTGCTTATATACTTGCCATCATATATTATTTTGTATATTCAAGATTTACTGAAGTATCATCAGAAAAGGAGGCATCACAAAAAATTACAGAACAGGATAGGGCAATTTAA
- a CDS encoding ethanolamine ammonia-lyase reactivating factor EutA has product MNDKILSVGIDIGTTTTQVIFSEITIQNTADSFFVPKVKIVDKRIIYKGKIYFTPLVSRKSINLEKLKSIIQQEYNRANVKKEHISTGAVIITGETARKENAQQVLNILSDFAGDFVVATAGADLESILAAYGAGAYKVSKNISGKVVNFDIGGGTTNACVFSEGKIVDSFALHIGGKLIEFDDSGNIIYISEKIERLLESLNLNINIGSKPKFCDLNMLVSKSADIIFKIGSNINLSSEEMELFIQHKNKELTAPLFMFSGGVAEFVYSDYEVNTLEDTLKYKDIGPLLGVYIRGILKEGKYKFLEPEEKIRATVIGAGSHSIRISGSTIIFDEDILPIKNIPIIKIKDDLLEDQDVMYEYVSEKIKMYGDSMVAISFKGPLSPSYRQIQLMAGGIIKCFKIIKDYPIIVVVENDFAKALGQTIKAGCNFSRKVICIDGISTDNGDYIDIGKSVGGIIPVAVKTLIFNN; this is encoded by the coding sequence GTGAATGACAAAATATTAAGTGTGGGAATTGACATTGGTACCACCACTACACAAGTTATATTTAGTGAAATCACAATACAAAATACAGCGGATTCTTTTTTTGTACCAAAAGTTAAAATTGTAGATAAAAGAATAATTTATAAAGGTAAAATATACTTTACCCCACTGGTATCCAGAAAAAGCATAAATTTAGAAAAACTAAAATCCATAATACAGCAGGAATATAATAGAGCCAATGTGAAAAAAGAACACATTTCTACCGGGGCAGTAATAATAACCGGAGAAACTGCAAGGAAAGAAAATGCACAGCAGGTTTTAAATATTCTTTCAGACTTTGCAGGGGATTTTGTAGTGGCAACTGCCGGGGCTGATCTGGAATCAATACTGGCAGCATATGGGGCCGGAGCTTACAAGGTTTCTAAAAATATTTCCGGGAAAGTTGTAAATTTTGATATAGGAGGTGGTACAACTAATGCATGTGTGTTTAGTGAAGGAAAAATAGTGGATTCTTTTGCCCTGCATATAGGAGGAAAGTTAATTGAATTTGATGACAGCGGTAATATAATTTACATATCTGAAAAGATAGAAAGGCTGCTGGAAAGCTTAAATTTAAATATCAATATCGGCAGCAAGCCTAAATTTTGTGATTTAAATATGCTTGTAAGTAAATCTGCAGATATTATTTTTAAAATTGGAAGTAACATAAATTTATCTTCAGAAGAAATGGAGCTTTTTATCCAGCATAAAAATAAAGAATTGACGGCACCACTATTTATGTTTTCAGGAGGGGTTGCGGAATTTGTATATAGTGATTATGAGGTAAATACACTGGAGGATACTTTAAAGTACAAGGATATAGGACCACTTCTAGGAGTGTATATAAGAGGCATTTTAAAGGAAGGTAAATATAAATTTTTGGAACCAGAGGAAAAAATAAGGGCCACAGTAATAGGGGCAGGAAGTCATTCTATAAGAATAAGCGGAAGTACCATAATTTTTGATGAAGACATACTGCCAATAAAAAATATACCTATTATAAAGATAAAGGATGATTTGTTAGAAGACCAAGATGTGATGTATGAATATGTATCAGAAAAAATTAAAATGTATGGTGATTCTATGGTGGCCATTTCCTTTAAGGGACCATTAAGTCCTTCTTATAGGCAAATACAGCTAATGGCTGGAGGAATAATAAAATGTTTTAAAATTATAAAGGATTATCCAATTATAGTTGTGGTAGAAAATGATTTTGCAAAGGCACTTGGACAGACAATAAAAGCTGGGTGTAATTTTTCTAGAAAAGTAATATGTATAGACGGAATTTCCACTGACAATGGAGATTACATAGATATTGGGAAATCTGTTGGTGGAATTATACCTGTTGCTGTGAAAACTTTAATATTTAACAATTAA
- a CDS encoding sensor histidine kinase has translation MLRKLCRTYTNLSQEDIKILENMEKYLQSVSNLVKADIFIDCLTRESGTAIVVSEAKPSNSISLYRGTVVGELALMENEPAALRTLQIGMGTSDLKAITQENKVVKQNTVPIKNSEDKVIGVLIMEKDITEDLSKNRNMEILSETTEQLSQTLMNLKSPELSDTVDFNLINDAIIIFNECGISIYANHIAEDIYIKLGYKDKIVGMKFDNLALSKTSFCKVLKENNSILSEVSIGNFSLQIKYAVLKKNNSICGVVMLIKDITDIKEKEKQLILKAVAIREIHHRVKNNLQTIASILRLQSRRINNEEAKKAFKESIGRILSIAATHEVLAQNGIDDVDIKNILSKIKDNAIRNFIQCNKQIDIKFIGDSFYVDSDKATSIAIVLNELLQNSLQHAFVDKNEGFIEIIIKKGIMYSNISVIDSGKGFDINLVKNESLGLDIVKSIVKDKLNGDINIDSSKSGTKAVFWFEN, from the coding sequence ATGCTTAGAAAATTGTGCAGGACATACACAAACTTATCTCAGGAAGATATAAAGATTTTAGAAAATATGGAAAAGTATCTTCAAAGTGTATCCAATCTAGTTAAAGCAGACATTTTTATTGACTGCCTAACCAGAGAATCAGGAACTGCCATTGTAGTTTCGGAAGCTAAGCCTTCAAATTCCATATCTTTATATAGGGGAACAGTAGTGGGGGAACTTGCTTTAATGGAAAATGAACCAGCTGCACTTAGAACGCTTCAGATAGGCATGGGAACTTCAGATTTAAAGGCAATTACCCAGGAAAATAAAGTAGTAAAACAAAATACAGTACCTATTAAAAATAGTGAGGATAAAGTAATAGGTGTGCTTATAATGGAAAAAGACATAACTGAGGATTTAAGTAAAAATAGAAATATGGAAATATTGTCTGAAACCACAGAGCAGTTAAGTCAGACACTTATGAATTTAAAGAGTCCAGAACTGTCTGATACTGTAGACTTTAATCTGATTAATGATGCTATTATTATATTTAATGAGTGTGGAATTTCTATTTATGCTAACCATATTGCAGAGGATATTTACATAAAACTTGGTTATAAAGATAAGATTGTGGGAATGAAATTTGATAATCTTGCTTTAAGTAAAACTAGTTTTTGTAAAGTATTGAAGGAGAATAATTCTATATTATCTGAAGTTTCAATAGGAAATTTTTCGCTGCAGATAAAGTATGCTGTTCTTAAAAAAAATAACAGTATATGCGGGGTTGTTATGTTAATTAAGGACATAACAGATATAAAAGAAAAAGAAAAGCAGCTTATTTTAAAAGCTGTGGCAATAAGAGAAATACATCATAGAGTTAAGAATAATCTTCAAACTATAGCAAGTATTTTAAGGCTGCAGTCCAGGAGGATAAATAACGAAGAAGCTAAAAAGGCATTTAAAGAAAGCATAGGCAGAATACTTAGCATAGCTGCAACTCATGAGGTGCTGGCACAAAATGGAATTGATGATGTGGATATAAAAAATATACTATCCAAAATTAAAGATAATGCCATTAGAAACTTTATTCAATGCAATAAACAGATAGATATAAAATTTATTGGAGATAGTTTTTATGTGGACTCAGATAAGGCTACATCTATAGCTATAGTGTTAAATGAATTACTTCAAAATTCCCTTCAGCATGCTTTTGTAGATAAAAATGAAGGATTCATAGAGATAATTATAAAAAAAGGTATTATGTATTCCAATATATCAGTTATTGACAGCGGAAAAGGATTTGATATAAATCTAGTTAAAAATGAAAGCTTGGGACTGGACATCGTAAAAAGCATAGTAAAGGATAAATTAAATGGAGATATAAATATTGATTCAAGTAAAAGCGGAACAAAAGCAGTTTTTTGGTTTGAGAATTAA
- a CDS encoding ANTAR domain-containing response regulator: MQDKIVLAEDEPITRMDIFEILTCCGYNVVGKASDGLEAVELCRINRPDLVIMDIKMPNLDGIQAAKIIAKENLADAVVMLTAYSGKEFMDKVKEVGAIGYVVKPIDERNLIPQIEIAISKSKEIKDIKNEAACAKQKIEDMKIIYRAKEMLMDRYSIKEEDAYKRIRKLSMDRQCSILQTSRSLIRGYER, from the coding sequence ATGCAAGACAAGATAGTGCTTGCGGAAGATGAACCCATTACTAGAATGGATATTTTTGAAATACTTACATGTTGTGGATATAATGTGGTTGGAAAAGCCTCTGATGGACTTGAAGCTGTTGAATTGTGCAGGATAAATAGACCAGATCTAGTCATTATGGATATAAAGATGCCAAACCTGGATGGTATACAGGCTGCTAAAATTATAGCAAAGGAAAATTTGGCAGATGCTGTAGTTATGCTTACAGCTTATAGCGGAAAAGAATTTATGGATAAGGTAAAAGAAGTGGGGGCTATAGGGTATGTTGTAAAACCTATAGATGAAAGAAATCTAATTCCACAAATTGAAATTGCCATATCAAAAAGTAAGGAAATAAAAGACATTAAAAATGAGGCAGCTTGTGCCAAGCAAAAAATTGAAGATATGAAGATAATATATAGAGCTAAAGAGATGTTAATGGACAGGTATTCTATAAAAGAAGAAGATGCCTATAAAAGAATAAGAAAGCTTAGCATGGATAGGCAGTGCTCTATTTTACAGACTTCAAGAAGTTTAATAAGAGGATATGAAAGGTAG